In Streptomyces sp. NBC_01707, a genomic segment contains:
- a CDS encoding 8-oxoguanine deaminase, protein MAAPDRVERIVIENCSIATVDADDTEYASGHVVVAGNRIEHVGAGRAPEGLESVVRRIDGAGHLVTPGLINTHHHFYQWITRGLATDHNLFDWLVALYPTWARIDEPMVRAAAQGSLAMMARGGVTTAMDHHYVYPQGSGDLSGAIIGAARDVGVRFTLARGSMDRSRKDGGLPPDFAVETLDGALAATEATIDAHHDGSFDSMTQIAVAPCSPFSISTELLRQGAELARRRGVRMHTHGSETVEEEKFCHELFGMGPTDYFESTGWLGNDVWMAHCVHMNDSDIAAFARTGTGVAHCPSSNARLAAGIARVPDMLAAGVPVGLGVDGTASNESGELHTELRNALLINRLGAHRERALNARQALRLGTYGGAQVLGRADQIGSLEVGKLADLVLWKLDTLAHSSIADPVTALVFGAAAPVTLSLVDGKTVVESNHLTTVDEDAIARTTRDEARRLAQIAAGA, encoded by the coding sequence ATGGCAGCCCCTGATCGTGTGGAACGCATCGTCATCGAGAACTGTTCGATCGCGACCGTCGACGCCGACGACACGGAGTACGCCTCGGGCCATGTGGTCGTCGCGGGCAACCGCATCGAGCACGTCGGCGCCGGCCGGGCCCCCGAAGGCCTGGAGAGTGTCGTACGACGCATCGACGGCGCCGGGCACCTCGTCACTCCCGGCCTCATCAACACCCACCACCACTTCTACCAGTGGATCACCAGGGGCCTGGCGACGGACCACAACCTATTCGACTGGCTGGTCGCGCTCTATCCGACATGGGCACGCATCGACGAGCCGATGGTTCGCGCGGCCGCGCAGGGATCGCTCGCGATGATGGCCCGCGGCGGCGTCACCACCGCCATGGACCACCATTACGTCTACCCGCAGGGCTCCGGCGACCTGTCCGGCGCCATCATCGGGGCAGCCCGCGACGTGGGCGTACGGTTCACCCTCGCCAGGGGCTCCATGGACCGCAGCCGGAAGGACGGCGGACTGCCGCCGGACTTCGCCGTCGAGACGCTCGACGGCGCGCTCGCCGCCACCGAGGCGACCATCGACGCGCACCACGACGGATCGTTCGACTCCATGACCCAGATCGCCGTCGCGCCCTGCTCGCCCTTCTCCATCTCCACCGAACTGCTCCGTCAGGGAGCCGAGCTGGCCCGCCGCCGCGGCGTCCGGATGCACACCCACGGCTCGGAGACCGTCGAGGAGGAGAAGTTCTGCCACGAGCTGTTCGGGATGGGCCCGACCGACTACTTCGAGTCGACGGGCTGGCTCGGCAACGACGTGTGGATGGCGCACTGCGTCCATATGAACGACTCCGACATCGCCGCGTTCGCCCGCACCGGAACGGGCGTCGCGCACTGCCCGTCCTCCAACGCCCGCCTCGCCGCAGGCATCGCCCGGGTCCCCGACATGCTTGCCGCGGGTGTCCCGGTGGGGCTCGGGGTCGACGGCACCGCCTCCAACGAGTCCGGTGAGCTCCACACCGAACTCCGCAACGCCCTCCTCATCAACCGCCTCGGAGCCCACCGCGAACGCGCCCTGAATGCCCGTCAGGCCCTGCGCCTGGGCACATACGGCGGAGCCCAGGTGCTCGGCCGCGCCGACCAGATCGGCTCCCTGGAGGTGGGCAAGCTCGCCGACCTGGTGCTCTGGAAGCTGGACACGCTCGCCCACTCCTCCATCGCCGACCCGGTCACCGCGCTCGTGTTCGGCGCGGCGGCCCCCGTCACCCTCTCCCTCGTCGACGGGAAGACGGTCGTCGAGAGCAACCACCTGACCACCGTGGACGAGGACGCCATCGCGCGTACCACCCGCGACGAGGCCCGCCGCCTCGCGCAGATCGCCGCCGGAGCCTGA
- a CDS encoding DUF5955 family protein, giving the protein MGQTRVTSSGEDPRVTELRTAVSRLRRELAGHPAEFPDRGIAEDELAALDAMAITGVPEIPRLRRSLLLIAGAIGSVSALASALRDVRIAVDLFGEPPRR; this is encoded by the coding sequence GTGGGGCAGACGCGGGTGACCAGCAGTGGCGAGGACCCAAGGGTGACGGAGCTGCGTACGGCCGTCTCCCGGCTCCGTCGCGAGCTGGCCGGGCATCCCGCGGAGTTCCCTGACCGGGGGATCGCCGAGGACGAGCTGGCCGCGCTGGACGCGATGGCGATCACCGGTGTGCCCGAGATCCCGCGGCTGCGCCGCTCACTGCTGCTGATCGCGGGGGCGATCGGCTCGGTCAGCGCACTGGCATCCGCACTCAGGGACGTGCGTATCGCCGTGGATCTCTTCGGTGAGCCGCCGCGCCGCTGA
- a CDS encoding chitosanase: MLSGCSGSGTGSGKGPAGPGLDDPAKKEIAMQLVASAENSTLDWKAQYKYIQDIGDGRGYTAGIIGFCSGTGDMLKVVERYAATRPGNPLERFLPALRAVKGSDAHDGLGPPFTEAWAKAAADAAFRSAQDAERDHSYFDPAVRRAKDDGLGALGQFIYYDAYVMHGAADSQGTVGFRTMRREALAAAEPPSRGGDETTYLNAFLDARVTAIRKEPSHSDTSRIETAQRVFVREGRFRLETPLRWKVYGDSYRIDRA, from the coding sequence ATGCTGTCCGGATGCTCCGGGTCGGGCACCGGTTCCGGAAAGGGACCCGCGGGGCCCGGGCTCGACGATCCGGCGAAGAAGGAGATCGCCATGCAACTGGTCGCCAGTGCGGAGAACTCCACCCTCGACTGGAAGGCCCAGTACAAGTACATCCAGGACATCGGCGACGGCCGCGGCTACACGGCGGGCATCATCGGATTCTGCTCCGGCACCGGCGACATGCTGAAGGTCGTCGAGCGGTACGCGGCGACCCGCCCCGGCAACCCGCTGGAACGGTTCCTGCCCGCGCTGCGAGCCGTCAAGGGCAGTGATGCGCACGACGGTCTCGGCCCCCCGTTCACCGAAGCGTGGGCGAAGGCGGCGGCCGACGCCGCGTTCCGGTCGGCGCAGGACGCGGAACGGGACCACTCGTACTTCGATCCGGCGGTGCGCCGGGCCAAGGACGACGGGCTGGGAGCTCTCGGACAGTTCATCTACTACGACGCCTACGTGATGCACGGCGCGGCCGACTCGCAGGGCACGGTCGGGTTCCGAACGATGCGCCGCGAGGCTCTCGCCGCGGCCGAACCGCCGTCGCGGGGCGGTGACGAGACGACGTATCTGAACGCCTTCCTCGACGCCCGTGTCACCGCGATCCGCAAGGAGCCGTCGCACTCGGACACCAGCCGCATCGAGACGGCCCAACGGGTCTTCGTACGCGAGGGCAGATTCCGGCTGGAGACGCCACTGCGGTGGAAGGTGTACGGCGACAGCTACCGCATCGACCGCGCGTGA
- a CDS encoding M20/M25/M40 family metallo-hydrolase: MAMDLGSRVDSLMDGLRTDLERLTAIPSVSFPGFPPEPLHQAHDLLVDLLRDAGVERIERLDLPDTAPIIVAEVPPPSPDAPTVLLYGHYDVQPPGDESLWQSPPFEPTPIDGGLGLRARGVADDKANIIVHLGVLRAYEGKPPVGLKIVLEGQEEYGSVFEDYPPTDPDRFACDAMVIADTGSIRPGSPTLTAGLRGASEVFVEVRTLDEARHSGEFGGAAPDALLVLLTALGTLHDVHGDVAVEGLRREEWTGSAYTQEEFRSLAGVRDGLPLMGTGSLGERLWSGPAITVVGIDAPGVDHAASAVVPYARAKLNLRFHPQQDPEEAQGLLVTHLQSMRPFGIPLVVTSGDAGPGFEPATEGPAYRAARTALREGWGKEPELVASGGSIPLVNGLSKAAPVAEVLLFGAQDSMCNLHAPNERLLFSELRSAVVAEAAFLREYAEAFRAGRRS, translated from the coding sequence ATGGCGATGGATCTGGGTTCCCGCGTCGACTCGCTGATGGACGGGCTCCGGACGGATCTGGAGCGGCTGACGGCCATCCCGTCGGTCTCGTTCCCCGGATTTCCGCCGGAGCCCCTGCATCAGGCCCACGACCTGCTCGTGGACCTCCTGCGCGACGCGGGCGTCGAGCGCATCGAGCGGCTCGACCTCCCCGACACCGCGCCGATCATCGTCGCCGAGGTGCCTCCACCGTCCCCGGACGCGCCGACCGTGCTGCTCTACGGCCACTACGACGTCCAGCCGCCCGGTGACGAGAGCCTGTGGCAGTCGCCTCCCTTCGAGCCCACGCCCATCGACGGGGGGCTCGGGCTGCGCGCCCGCGGCGTCGCCGACGACAAGGCGAACATCATCGTCCACCTGGGCGTGCTGCGGGCCTACGAGGGGAAGCCCCCGGTCGGCCTCAAGATCGTCCTGGAGGGGCAGGAGGAGTACGGGAGCGTGTTCGAAGACTACCCGCCGACCGACCCCGACCGCTTCGCCTGCGACGCCATGGTCATCGCCGACACGGGCAGCATCCGCCCCGGCAGCCCCACCCTCACCGCCGGTCTGCGTGGCGCCTCGGAGGTCTTCGTCGAGGTGCGGACCCTCGACGAGGCCCGCCACAGCGGTGAGTTCGGCGGCGCCGCCCCCGACGCCCTGCTCGTCCTGCTCACGGCTCTCGGAACCCTCCACGACGTGCATGGCGATGTCGCCGTCGAGGGGCTGCGCCGCGAGGAGTGGACCGGTAGCGCGTACACGCAGGAGGAGTTCCGCTCCCTTGCCGGGGTCCGGGACGGCCTGCCGCTGATGGGTACGGGAAGCCTCGGCGAGCGGCTGTGGAGCGGACCGGCGATCACCGTCGTCGGTATCGATGCCCCGGGCGTCGATCACGCCGCGTCCGCGGTCGTCCCGTACGCCAGGGCCAAGCTGAACCTCCGTTTCCACCCGCAGCAGGACCCGGAGGAGGCGCAGGGCCTGCTGGTCACCCATTTGCAGTCAATGCGCCCGTTCGGAATTCCGCTCGTCGTCACCTCGGGCGACGCCGGCCCCGGGTTCGAGCCCGCCACCGAGGGCCCGGCCTACCGGGCAGCCCGCACCGCGCTGCGCGAGGGCTGGGGCAAGGAACCTGAACTTGTCGCCAGCGGCGGCTCGATCCCGCTGGTCAACGGATTGTCCAAGGCGGCGCCGGTCGCCGAGGTGCTGCTCTTCGGCGCCCAGGACAGCATGTGCAATCTGCACGCCCCGAACGAGCGGCTGCTGTTCTCGGAGCTGCGCTCGGCAGTCGTCGCCGAGGCGGCCTTCCTGCGGGAGTACGCGGAGGCGTTCCGCGCCGGGCGCAGGTCCTGA
- a CDS encoding chitosanase, with translation MHAPHKRTARRNTRPVRLALVALGVTLTAIPATAYAGAPTHPAVHQEASATRQVAAATGLDDAAKKEIAMQLVSSAENSTLDWKAQYKYIEDIDDGRGYTAGIIGFCSGTGDMLDLVELYTQRKPGNVLAKYLPALREVDGTDSHDGLDPNFTRDWVTAASDPAFKQAQNDERDRVYFNPAVSRAKADGVGTLGQFAYYDAIVMHGDGDDSTSFGAIRERALARAKPPAQGGNEVAYLHAFLDARVWAMEQEEAHSDTSRVDTAQRVFLNKGNLNLDPPLDWKVYGDSFHIG, from the coding sequence GTGCACGCTCCCCATAAGCGCACCGCACGTCGAAACACCCGCCCCGTCCGGCTCGCGCTGGTCGCACTCGGGGTGACACTCACGGCGATCCCCGCCACCGCCTACGCCGGTGCCCCCACGCATCCGGCGGTCCATCAGGAAGCGTCCGCCACCCGGCAGGTGGCCGCCGCGACCGGGCTCGACGATGCGGCGAAGAAGGAGATCGCCATGCAGCTGGTCTCCAGCGCGGAGAACTCCACCCTCGACTGGAAGGCCCAGTACAAGTACATCGAGGACATCGACGACGGCCGCGGCTACACCGCGGGCATCATCGGATTCTGCTCCGGCACCGGCGACATGCTCGACCTCGTCGAGCTCTACACCCAGCGCAAGCCGGGCAACGTCCTCGCGAAGTATCTGCCCGCGCTGCGCGAGGTGGACGGCACCGACTCGCACGACGGCCTCGACCCGAACTTCACCAGGGACTGGGTGACCGCCGCGTCGGACCCGGCGTTCAAGCAGGCGCAGAACGACGAGCGGGACCGGGTGTACTTCAATCCGGCGGTCAGCCGGGCCAAGGCCGACGGCGTCGGTACGCTCGGCCAGTTCGCGTACTACGACGCCATCGTCATGCACGGCGACGGCGACGACAGCACCAGCTTCGGTGCCATTCGTGAGCGCGCTCTCGCCAGGGCGAAGCCGCCTGCCCAGGGCGGCAACGAGGTCGCCTACCTGCACGCCTTCCTGGACGCGCGGGTCTGGGCGATGGAGCAGGAGGAGGCCCACTCGGACACCAGCCGGGTGGACACAGCCCAGCGGGTCTTCCTGAACAAGGGCAATCTGAACCTGGATCCGCCGCTCGACTGGAAGGTCTACGGCGACAGCTTCCACATCGGCTGA
- a CDS encoding NTP transferase domain-containing protein: MLLAAGGGRRLGGRPKALLEHRGRPLVEHALRTLRNGGCGPVHVVLGAAAETVQARADLSGCMVTVNPQWPDGMGSSLRAGLGALAGTGADAALVLLVDQPGIGAQAVARVRSAYRSRLSLAAASYDGERGHPVLFGADRWADVAAGAVGDQGARTYLRTHRDAITLVECSDVAEAYDIDTAEDLTHLE; this comes from the coding sequence CTGCTGCTGGCCGCGGGTGGCGGCCGCCGGCTCGGCGGCCGCCCGAAAGCCCTGTTGGAACACCGCGGACGGCCGCTCGTCGAACATGCCCTGCGCACGCTGCGGAACGGCGGCTGCGGCCCCGTCCATGTGGTGCTCGGCGCCGCGGCGGAGACGGTACAGGCACGGGCCGACCTCTCCGGCTGCATGGTGACCGTCAATCCGCAGTGGCCGGACGGCATGGGTTCGTCGCTGCGGGCCGGTCTGGGGGCCCTCGCCGGCACGGGGGCGGATGCGGCACTCGTCCTGCTGGTGGACCAGCCGGGCATCGGCGCGCAGGCGGTGGCACGGGTGCGGTCGGCGTACCGCTCCCGGCTGAGTCTGGCGGCGGCCTCGTACGACGGGGAACGCGGCCATCCGGTGCTTTTCGGGGCCGACCGGTGGGCGGATGTCGCGGCGGGCGCCGTGGGCGACCAGGGTGCCCGGACGTACCTGCGGACGCACCGCGATGCGATCACGCTCGTCGAGTGTTCCGATGTGGCGGAGGCGTACGACATCGACACGGCGGAGGACCTGACGCACCTCGAGTGA
- a CDS encoding alpha/beta fold hydrolase — protein MEDQSVVDVGDVRLAYRTWGDPFGSPVVLLHGLGGSAASWEAVGSLLGEEWRVYALDLRGHGESDWPDEYSFELMRDDVLGFLDECDLDRVGLVGHSMGGVVAHLLAQEHADRVERLVLVETPPPFPSEPRPAAQPEGPVDYDWNVVAPIRAQVADPDPQWADGLGEIVAPTLMIAGGPESTMPQGRLADMASLIPDCRLITLGGGHRVHEIHADQVAQQITEFFTS, from the coding sequence ATGGAAGATCAGTCTGTTGTGGATGTCGGTGACGTGCGGCTGGCGTACCGGACCTGGGGTGACCCGTTCGGCTCGCCCGTCGTGCTGCTGCACGGCCTCGGCGGTTCCGCCGCGAGCTGGGAGGCGGTCGGGAGCCTGCTCGGTGAGGAATGGCGGGTGTACGCCCTCGACCTGCGCGGGCACGGGGAGAGCGACTGGCCCGACGAGTACTCCTTCGAGCTGATGCGGGACGACGTCCTCGGCTTCCTCGACGAGTGCGATCTCGACCGCGTCGGCCTGGTGGGCCACTCCATGGGTGGCGTCGTCGCCCATCTGCTCGCCCAGGAGCACGCGGACCGGGTGGAGCGGCTGGTGCTGGTGGAGACCCCGCCGCCGTTCCCCAGTGAGCCGAGGCCTGCCGCTCAGCCCGAAGGTCCGGTCGACTACGACTGGAACGTCGTCGCACCCATCCGGGCCCAGGTCGCCGACCCCGACCCGCAGTGGGCGGACGGCCTCGGTGAGATCGTCGCACCCACGCTGATGATCGCCGGTGGCCCGGAGAGCACCATGCCGCAGGGGCGGCTGGCCGACATGGCCTCCCTGATCCCGGACTGCCGACTGATCACGCTCGGCGGCGGCCACCGGGTCCACGAGATCCACGCCGACCAGGTCGCCCAGCAGATCACCGAGTTCTTCACCAGCTGA
- the aceB gene encoding malate synthase A: MSAPAPSPLAIVDAEPLPRQDEVLTDAALAFVAELHRQFTPRRDELLARRGERRAEIARTSTLDFLPETAAIRADDSWKVAPAPAALNDRRVEITGPTDRKMTINALNSGAKVWLADFEDASAPTWENVILGQLNLIDAYERRIDFTDPTSGKSYALKPADELATVVTRPRGWHLNERHIQLDGTPVPGALVDFGLYFFHNAQRLIDLGKGPYFYLPKTESHLEARLWNDIFVFAQDYVGIPQGTVRATVLIETITAAYEMEEILYELRDHASGLNAGRWDYLFSIVKNFRDGGSKFVLPDRNAVTMTAPFMRAYTELLVRTCHKRGAHAIGGMAAFIPSRRDAEVNKVAFEKVKADKDREAHDGFDGSWVAHPDLVPIAMASFDAVLGEKPNQKERLREDVAVAAGDLIAIDTLDAKPTYDGLRNAVAVGIRYIEAWLRGMGAVAIFNLMEDAATAEISRSQIWQWINADVVFENGAHATADLAREVAAEELAAIRAEIGEEAFASGKWQQAHDLLLQVSLDQDYADFLTLPAYEQLV, translated from the coding sequence ATGTCCGCACCAGCGCCGTCCCCGCTGGCCATCGTCGATGCCGAGCCCCTGCCCCGGCAGGACGAGGTCCTGACCGACGCGGCCCTCGCGTTCGTGGCCGAGTTGCACCGGCAGTTCACGCCCCGCCGTGACGAGCTGCTCGCCCGCCGCGGCGAGCGCCGCGCCGAGATCGCCCGCACCTCCACGCTGGACTTCCTGCCCGAGACGGCGGCGATCCGCGCGGACGACTCCTGGAAGGTCGCGCCGGCCCCGGCCGCGCTGAACGACCGCCGGGTGGAGATCACCGGTCCGACCGACCGCAAGATGACCATCAACGCCCTGAACTCGGGCGCCAAGGTCTGGCTCGCCGACTTCGAGGACGCGTCCGCCCCCACGTGGGAGAACGTCATCCTCGGCCAGCTCAATCTCATCGACGCCTACGAGCGCCGTATCGACTTCACCGACCCCACGTCGGGCAAGTCCTACGCGCTGAAGCCCGCCGACGAACTCGCCACCGTGGTCACCCGCCCCCGCGGATGGCACCTGAACGAGCGTCACATCCAGCTCGACGGAACCCCGGTGCCCGGTGCGCTCGTCGACTTCGGCCTCTACTTCTTCCACAACGCCCAGCGTCTGATCGACCTCGGCAAGGGCCCGTACTTCTACCTTCCGAAGACGGAGTCGCACCTGGAGGCCCGCCTCTGGAACGACATCTTCGTCTTCGCCCAGGACTACGTCGGCATCCCGCAGGGCACCGTCCGCGCGACCGTACTGATCGAGACGATCACCGCCGCGTACGAGATGGAGGAGATCCTGTACGAGCTCCGCGACCACGCCTCCGGGCTGAACGCGGGCCGCTGGGACTACCTCTTCTCGATCGTCAAGAACTTCCGCGACGGCGGCTCGAAGTTCGTCCTGCCGGACCGCAACGCGGTGACGATGACAGCCCCGTTCATGCGCGCGTACACCGAACTCCTCGTCCGCACCTGCCACAAGCGCGGAGCACACGCGATCGGCGGCATGGCGGCGTTCATCCCGTCGCGCCGTGACGCCGAGGTCAACAAGGTCGCCTTCGAGAAGGTCAAGGCGGACAAGGACCGCGAGGCGCACGACGGCTTCGACGGCTCCTGGGTCGCCCATCCGGATCTCGTCCCGATCGCGATGGCCTCGTTCGACGCGGTCCTGGGCGAGAAGCCGAACCAGAAGGAACGCCTGCGCGAGGACGTCGCCGTGGCGGCGGGCGACCTGATCGCGATCGACACCCTGGACGCCAAGCCCACGTACGACGGACTGCGCAACGCCGTCGCGGTCGGCATCCGCTACATCGAGGCGTGGCTGCGCGGAATGGGCGCGGTCGCCATCTTCAATCTGATGGAGGACGCCGCCACCGCGGAGATCTCCCGCTCGCAGATCTGGCAGTGGATCAATGCGGACGTGGTCTTCGAGAACGGCGCGCACGCCACCGCGGACCTGGCCCGCGAGGTCGCGGCCGAGGAACTCGCCGCGATCCGGGCGGAGATCGGCGAGGAGGCGTTCGCGTCCGGCAAGTGGCAGCAGGCCCACGACCTGCTGCTCCAGGTGTCGCTGGACCAGGACTACGCGGACTTCCTGACGCTGCCGGCCTACGAACAGCTGGTCTGA
- a CDS encoding TIGR03086 family metal-binding protein — protein sequence MDKENGTTPTFDLEPAARQIAGLLDGIDDRRLTDPTPCPDYAVRELLAHLVGLVTAFRDAGRKNLGPTTDTSPDTALPVLPDGWREALPPLLDELVAAWRDPAARQGMTRAGGVDLPGEVAAMVALNELVLHGWDLARSTGQKYEADEASLRVSLVMTTPSDDGPRPERLFGPPVPVPADAPLVDRAVAMSGRHPDWQPDR from the coding sequence ATGGACAAAGAGAACGGGACGACGCCCACATTCGATCTCGAGCCCGCGGCACGGCAGATCGCCGGACTGCTCGACGGCATCGACGACCGCCGTCTGACCGACCCGACGCCCTGCCCCGACTATGCGGTACGGGAGCTGCTCGCCCACCTGGTCGGGCTGGTCACGGCCTTCCGCGACGCCGGCCGCAAGAACCTCGGACCGACGACCGACACCTCTCCGGACACCGCGCTTCCGGTCCTGCCGGACGGCTGGCGCGAGGCACTGCCGCCCCTGCTGGACGAGCTGGTGGCCGCCTGGCGCGACCCCGCCGCCCGGCAGGGGATGACCAGGGCCGGTGGTGTGGATCTGCCGGGCGAGGTGGCGGCGATGGTCGCTCTGAACGAGCTGGTGCTCCACGGCTGGGACCTGGCCAGGTCGACCGGGCAGAAGTACGAGGCGGACGAGGCGAGCCTGCGGGTCTCCCTGGTCATGACGACGCCGAGCGACGACGGCCCCCGGCCGGAACGGCTCTTCGGGCCGCCGGTCCCGGTACCGGCCGACGCACCTCTCGTCGACCGGGCGGTCGCCATGAGCGGGCGACACCCGGACTGGCAGCCGGACCGCTGA
- a CDS encoding nucleobase:cation symporter-2 family protein: protein MAAQPRFRNDAVAVPDQEPIRDDPQVADGGHPVDETLPPLKMFTSGLQHVAAMYAGVVAPPMIVGPAVGLTPKETAFLMGASLFTAGIATLLQTLGFWRIGARLPFVNGVSFAGVTPMIAIGKDRGHDGIAVIFGAIIVAGLLGFVLAPYFCKLVRFFPPVVTGTVITLIGVSLLPVAFNWSQGGNATADGYGSTTNISMAALTLVIVLALRKLLRGFLQQIAILLGLVAGTLIAIPVGITDFGAIKDADLIGFPTPFHFGAPQFEIAAIVSMCVVMLVCMTESTADMLALGKIVGRPADERTIEGGLRADTLGSAVSPLFNGFMCSAFAQNIGLVAMTKVRSRFVVAAGGGILVVLGLVPVGASVIALVPLPVLGGAGIVLFGSVAASGIQTLAGAALEKGENALIVAAALGIGLIPIAAPEFYHAFPKDLLVVLDSGISTGCVVAIVLNLAFNHLGRKPEPVAEEPSSAEAAAPVAAH, encoded by the coding sequence GTGGCAGCACAGCCCAGGTTTCGCAACGACGCAGTCGCAGTACCCGACCAGGAGCCGATACGGGACGACCCGCAGGTCGCCGACGGCGGGCATCCGGTCGACGAGACCCTCCCCCCACTGAAGATGTTCACCAGCGGACTGCAGCACGTGGCCGCGATGTACGCGGGTGTGGTGGCACCGCCCATGATCGTGGGACCGGCCGTGGGCCTCACCCCCAAGGAGACCGCCTTCCTGATGGGGGCGAGCCTCTTCACCGCCGGCATCGCCACGCTGCTCCAGACCCTCGGTTTCTGGCGCATCGGCGCCCGGCTGCCGTTCGTCAACGGCGTCTCGTTCGCCGGTGTGACACCGATGATCGCGATCGGCAAGGACCGCGGACACGACGGCATCGCCGTCATCTTCGGCGCGATCATCGTGGCCGGCCTGCTCGGCTTCGTCCTCGCCCCCTACTTCTGCAAACTGGTCCGCTTCTTCCCGCCCGTCGTCACCGGCACCGTCATCACCCTGATCGGCGTCTCCTTGCTGCCGGTCGCCTTCAACTGGTCCCAGGGCGGTAACGCCACGGCCGACGGGTACGGGTCGACGACGAACATCTCCATGGCGGCCCTCACCCTGGTGATCGTCCTCGCGCTGCGCAAACTGCTGCGCGGCTTCCTCCAGCAGATCGCGATCCTGCTCGGGCTGGTCGCCGGAACCCTGATCGCGATCCCGGTCGGCATCACCGACTTCGGCGCGATCAAGGACGCCGACCTGATCGGCTTCCCGACCCCGTTCCACTTCGGGGCGCCGCAGTTCGAGATCGCCGCCATCGTCTCCATGTGCGTCGTGATGCTGGTCTGCATGACCGAGTCCACCGCGGACATGCTGGCACTCGGAAAGATCGTCGGCCGTCCGGCGGACGAGCGGACCATCGAGGGCGGCCTGCGCGCCGACACCCTGGGCAGCGCGGTCAGCCCGCTCTTCAACGGATTCATGTGCAGCGCCTTCGCGCAGAACATCGGCCTCGTGGCGATGACCAAGGTGCGCAGCCGGTTCGTCGTCGCTGCGGGCGGGGGCATCCTCGTCGTGCTCGGCCTGGTCCCGGTCGGCGCGTCCGTCATCGCGCTCGTGCCACTGCCGGTGCTCGGCGGTGCGGGCATCGTGCTCTTCGGCTCGGTCGCCGCGAGCGGCATCCAGACGCTGGCCGGCGCCGCCCTGGAGAAGGGCGAGAACGCGCTGATCGTCGCGGCCGCCCTCGGAATCGGCCTCATCCCGATCGCCGCGCCGGAGTTCTACCACGCGTTCCCCAAAGATCTCCTCGTCGTGCTGGACTCGGGGATCTCCACCGGGTGCGTCGTGGCGATCGTCCTCAATCTGGCCTTCAACCACCTGGGCAGGAAGCCGGAACCGGTGGCGGAGGAACCTTCCTCGGCCGAGGCAGCGGCTCCCGTGGCCGCGCACTGA
- a CDS encoding fibronectin type III domain-containing protein: MQRPHAHAALATSAALLLFTLTACGDTADAADKQKPTAPGGVTAQASSATSVHVMWDPASDNKAITGYQVYRKGVRVKSVTAARQMIDIDGLTPSTAYTFTVRARDAAGNLSGPSRAVVVTTPAPTPADHEPPTRPVGLRGKVDGSRAATLSWGGSTDDVGVTSYDIYQEDSHIHSVPGTQTTARLTGLRPGTVYTFTVRARDAADASSPDSDAFDLTTPSAPGAPAGTAPTDLRITIRAQGKEYAIDLDWKQPDTGGEIPAYQLFLDGRLTTTIVWGGKPPTGRASYRLTVGDPRGTRYSMKIRARLPDGKWGDFSARRTIVLGD; the protein is encoded by the coding sequence GTGCAACGCCCCCACGCACACGCCGCGTTGGCCACCTCCGCCGCCCTGCTCCTCTTCACGCTCACCGCATGCGGCGACACCGCCGACGCCGCCGACAAGCAGAAACCGACCGCCCCGGGCGGGGTGACGGCGCAGGCGAGCAGCGCCACCTCCGTCCACGTCATGTGGGACCCGGCCTCCGACAACAAGGCGATCACCGGCTACCAGGTGTACCGCAAGGGCGTGCGGGTCAAGTCCGTCACGGCGGCCCGGCAGATGATCGACATCGACGGACTGACCCCCTCCACCGCCTACACCTTCACCGTCCGGGCCAGGGACGCCGCCGGGAACCTCTCCGGGCCGAGCCGGGCCGTCGTCGTCACCACACCCGCGCCGACACCCGCCGACCACGAGCCGCCGACCCGCCCGGTCGGGCTGCGCGGCAAGGTGGACGGCAGCCGGGCGGCGACCCTGTCCTGGGGCGGCTCGACGGACGACGTGGGCGTCACCTCGTACGACATCTACCAGGAGGACTCCCACATCCACAGTGTGCCCGGCACGCAGACCACGGCCCGTCTGACCGGACTTCGCCCCGGCACCGTCTACACCTTCACCGTCCGGGCCCGGGATGCCGCCGACGCGTCCTCGCCCGACAGCGACGCCTTTGACCTCACCACGCCCTCCGCCCCGGGCGCGCCGGCGGGCACCGCCCCCACCGATCTGCGGATCACGATCAGGGCCCAGGGCAAGGAGTACGCGATCGACCTGGACTGGAAGCAGCCCGACACCGGCGGTGAGATCCCCGCGTACCAGCTCTTCCTCGACGGCCGGCTCACCACCACGATCGTGTGGGGCGGCAAGCCGCCGACGGGCCGGGCGAGCTACCGGCTCACCGTCGGTGACCCGCGCGGGACCCGTTACTCGATGAAGATCCGGGCCAGACTGCCGGACGGGAAGTGGGGCGACTTCTCCGCCCGGCGCACGATCGTCCTCGGCGACTGA